AGTGAAGTAGTGTAAAGAGCACAATTTTTGAGTCAGGCAGACCTGAGTTCTAATCATGTCTTAGTAAATGGCCATGTCACCTTCAGCAAGTgccctaacttctctgagccttactttccttttctgcaaaacAGTTACATCTACTTCATAGGTAGCCCCCATCATAGGGCTTATCACATAAGGTTCCATATATTCTCTTTGCCCTTCATCTTTCCTAACAGCACAGAGTCATTGTGATAGAggtaaaaaagagataaaaagtggAAGAGTTGGGGAGGTCAGTGCCCCCTCAAGCAGGGTCTCTCAAGCTACCAGAGTTATagtagtccccccccccccccccgcccatttgGACTGTCTGGGTTCAGACCCTGTAGGTCTGAAAAGTTGACACTGTCAGAACTTCCAGCGTTGATTGGCTCATTGGGGAGAGACTCACACtaacaaaacagacaagaaattTATGAATAGTCTAGGGTGCAAATTCATTAACTTCTAGTGATGTATCTTATAACTAGCTCATGCATTCTCAGTCTCATATTTTTATCTTGAAGTTGTCGAGCCCAGTATCTGAGCTAAGAGAGTTGGGCAGTCTTCAGAAATATTTCATCCAGGTTGTAAGAAAGGCTGATGATTTCACAACCAAGGACccttggttgtgtgtgtgtgtgtgtgtgtgtgtgtgtgtgtgtattcacagtGCTTGGAGAAACAACACATTCCTATTGTAATTGCCTCATTTAGACTCTGTGTGGACTACATCTTTCTATTAACACATGCATCTTCTGAAATGATATAATTGATTGAGTTAGAATTACCTTCAGGTACATTCTGCTATTGAAAAAGCACTCTCCCATCACCTTTGATTGGATCTGGGTGTTTCACATGTTTATACCAACATTCTTACCAGCTATAGATAGCTGATATTAACTTGCAGACTTGAGATTTCCTCTATTTTCTAGAAGCATCTCATGACAGCTCTTTGCACTAGTCTCACTTATCTGTATACCCATTGCCTGGTAGGTAGCATGTACTTGATAAATGTCAGTTCAATAAAGGTGAGGATAAAAGAGAGGACATCAGAAATGGGCTCGATGAATAGGATTTAAGTCCTCCAGTCCTCATGGAACACTCAGGAGAGGGTGCAAATGGTGTGAGGGATGTAGAACCACCCAGGATgggaggctgaggaggaagaaACAACTTTCCAGAAGGTTTCTCTAGAAGGCAGTTGGAAGATTAGGAAAACAAGTGTTACAGGGCTGTTGCTGAAATCTAAGAGAGCAGTGAGGAAGCAGACAGGAACATGGATTAAAAACTGAAGAGATGCTAAGTAAGTAGCCAGATACGCTGTTGAGATGCAGGTGAGTGGATTCTAAGTGTAATTTGGCGATAAAGAGCAAACAGAGGAGGTAGGCGGTTGTTTGGGTAAGTTTGCATCTGGATTGGACGAGTTGTTGGGACAAATGAGTTGAGGTACCCACTAAGCAGTTTGGTGTAAGGGTCTGAGCTTCTAGAACAAATCTGGGATAGTTGAAAGCATGGAAGTGGGAAGACTCCTCGGGAAGAGCGAAGAATGGAGGGGGGTTTTGTGTAGGGGGCAGAGTCCAGACAGACACGGGAATTTAGAGCCAGGTAGAGGAAAATGAGCAGGATGGGGAAAGTCGGGGGACATTTTGAAAGCCAAAGGAGCAAGTTTCAAGGCGGTAATCGGATGCCTCCTGGAggtccagaggaggaagacagatcTTTTTCAGTCCTTGGTTACAGTGTATTCCGAGGAGCggggaaggctgggggtggggctaaGCCACACCGAAGGCCACGACTAAATTGCAGAGAAAGCAGACGGCCTTAGTAATTTTTCTGGGAGTTTGGCtgtgaagagacagaaaaggcgGGACTTGGAGAGTAATTTAAGGCTCAAGGGGATAACTGGCTTCAGAATCCCCACCCTTGAGTGGGAACAACTCTGCATCTGCTGGAGGCCCCTCTGCAGGCCTTTTGGGTCCTTTTTAGGATTTCCCTTCTAGCtctaaactggaaaaaaaaagaaccaattctctcccccctctccccaccccccacctacctccGCCTCGCCTTctctaaactgaaaacaaaaattgccACTCAGTAAAACGCAAAACCAGCGTTTTGTCCgaaagctttctttctttaaaaatcctctCATGCAAATTAGGAGCTTTAATGTGGCTCCCAGCGATTGGTAGGTACGTACGAAATCCGTCATTTCCTTGTAGTGCAGGATGCAAACGAAGAGTCCGCTTTCTGCCTTCCGATTGGCTGTTTGATTGGGCTACTTCCCTTTACCCCTCCCGGTAGCTCTTATAAATTACACCAAATTGGTTATCCTTTCCACTTCCTTCTCCTTGAATAAGAAGCTGTAACTGCAGTTTTGGCCGTAATGTCTGGACGCGGAAAGCAGGGAGGCAAAGCTCGCGCCAAGGCCAAGTCGCGCTCGTCCCGCGCCGGCCTGCAGTTCCCGGTGGGGCGAGTGCACCGCCTGCTGCGCAAGGGCAACTACGCCGAGCGGGTGGGGGCCGGCGCGCCGGTGTACCTGGCGGCAGTGCTGGAGTACCTGACGGCGGAAATCCTGGAGCTGGCGGGGAACGCGGCCCGCGATAACAAGAAGACGCGCATCATCCCTCGCCATTTGCAGCTAGCCGTGAGAAATGACGAAGAGCTCAACAAGTTACTCGGGGGTGTCACCATTGCCCAGGGCGGCGTCTTGCCCAATATACAGGCGGTCTTGTTGCCCAAGAAAACGGAGAGTCACAAGCCTGGCAAGAACAAGTAATTAGGAAGCTTGAGACCATCCCCACTAACCCCAAAGGCTCTTTTAAGAGCCACCAAAGTGTCAAATGAGGGGCTGATCACGAAATAGCGCATTAgctctttttttgaaaatttgggtGGCTCTAAAAAGAGCCTTTGGTCTTTGGCTTGTCATGGTTTATTTGCTTTTGGCTTTGTGGCTTTCGGTTTTCTTTGGTAAGAGAACGGCCTGGATGTTAGGCAGCACGCCGCCCTGGGCGATGGTGACTTTGCCCAACAGCTTGTTCAGTTCCTCGTCGTTGCGGATGGCCAGCTGCAGGTGGCGGGGGATGATGCGCGTCTTCTTGTTGTCGCGGGCCGCGTTCCCCGCCAGCTCCAGGATTTCCGCCGTCAGATACTCCAGCACCGCCGCCATGTAGACCGGCGCGCCGGCCCCCACCCGCTCGGCGTAGTTGCCCTTACGCAGCAGGCGGTGCACTCGCCCCACCGGGAACTGCAGGCCGGCGCGGGACGAGCGCGACTTAGCCTTAGCGCGGGCCTTGCCTCCCTGCTTTCCGCGACCTGACATGACTAAAAGTGAGGTTACAACACCTAAAGCTCTGAACCTCACAACAAAACAGGATTGAAAGATCAGCGATTGAAAAGCCTTTATAAGCTTTGCTAGGGGTGGGGTCAGGAACGAGTTTTTCATTGGTCCTAAATTGGCTCCAGAACTAGCCAATAAGGCCAAGAGTAGGTGCTGTTACGTAGTTATTACTGATAACGCAAGGTCCCTGCAAGGCCCAATGGAAATGAAGGACTTTTGGAGCCCTAATTTGCATACGGTGGTTATAAAAGGATCAGGCCCGCCCATTCTCGCACTTCTTTTCTTTGCTAACGCGTGTGGTGTTGTACAATGCCTGAGCCGGCAAAATCCGCTCCCGCGCCCAAGAAGGGCTCGAAAAAGGCTGTCACCAAAGCCCAGAAGAAGGATGGCAAGAAGCGCAAGCGCAGCCGCAAGGAGAGTTACTCCATCTACGTGTACAAGGTGCTCAAGCAGGTGCACCCCGACACTGGCATCTCGTCCAAGGCCATGGGCATCATGAACTCGTTCGTCAATGACATCTTTGAGCGCATCGCCGGCGAGGCCTCCCGCCTGGCGCATTACAACAAGCGCTCGACCATCACGTCTCGGGAGATCCAGACGGCTGTGCGCCTGCTGCTGCCCGGCGAGCTGGCCAAGCACGCCGTGTCCGAGGGCACCAAGGCCGTCACCAAGTACACCAGCTCCAAGTGAGTCCCTGCCGGGACACGGCGCTCGCACGGGTCGCCGGCCGCTTGACTCCAAAGGCTCTTTTCAGAGCCACCCACCTAATCACCAGAAAAGAGCTTTGTTCACTTATTTTCCCCTCACTTCTTTCTCACAAAGTAAGTTGTTTTACTTGCGAAAGGTCATGGAAGATGGCACACGTAGTATCTAAGCCTTTCTTAAACTTGAGACTCCTGGCGCGTGACTGGCTTTGCTTTTTAATCTAGAGCGCGTCTTAAAAACTTTTAACTTAGTTTTTCTAGAAATACTTTCGAATTAAGATATTGGAGAATGTTCCTCCTCACCTTCCGTCCCTAGACTATTGTGTCCTGGTCGTTCTGTTGGGTGTATGTTTCATCGGTGTTCTAAAACGAAATGAGTGATTTCGGTCATCCTCACTTAAAGTCCCAGGACAACTAAGCCCCGGGGGCCGCGGATATTGCGTCAGAGCGCTGAAGAATTCTTCCGAGCGTTTGGCATCTGCCTGGGTGCCCAGTCACCAGTTCTGCCCTGCGGTGTGGCCTCCTGTGGATCCCAGCGGTCTGGGCGTTAAGGGTGGAGCCTGTGCTGCCGGGTCCTAGCCTTTCCCTGATTGGACgacatgaatatttaaaatcaccCGCCGGCTCCGGAATTTGTAGATTCTGGTTTCCGCTGCTTACTTTGGGTCTTTGAAATCCCTGTTATTTCTCGGTTTGTGGATCGTTTTTGCATTTAATTCTTCTCGGAACGCTCCGGCTTTAGGTCACTGCACGGCGCTGGTCATTGAGTTCTGGGCTCAAAAGCCACCTCTCGGAGGCCTTCCCAAGTCCCACTCAGGAATTTGCGCCTCTTGTTCTTGCCTGTCATCCGGTCTCAtggttttctcttcctcctaGCAGCCGTCAGAAATTGGTTCGTTTCTTAGGTATGGTCCTTG
The sequence above is drawn from the Neofelis nebulosa isolate mNeoNeb1 chromosome 2, mNeoNeb1.pri, whole genome shotgun sequence genome and encodes:
- the LOC131504028 gene encoding histone H2A type 2-B is translated as MSGRGKQGGKARAKAKSRSSRAGLQFPVGRVHRLLRKGNYAERVGAGAPVYLAAVLEYLTAEILELAGNAARDNKKTRIIPRHLQLAVRNDEELNKLLGGVTIAQGGVLPNIQAVLLPKKTESHKPGKNK
- the LOC131504029 gene encoding histone H2A type 2-C, which codes for MSGRGKQGGKARAKAKSRSSRAGLQFPVGRVHRLLRKGNYAERVGAGAPVYMAAVLEYLTAEILELAGNAARDNKKTRIIPRHLQLAIRNDEELNKLLGKVTIAQGGVLPNIQAVLLPKKTESHKAKSK
- the LOC131504030 gene encoding histone H2B type 2-E translates to MPEPAKSAPAPKKGSKKAVTKAQKKDGKKRKRSRKESYSIYVYKVLKQVHPDTGISSKAMGIMNSFVNDIFERIAGEASRLAHYNKRSTITSREIQTAVRLLLPGELAKHAVSEGTKAVTKYTSSK